The Lemur catta isolate mLemCat1 chromosome X, mLemCat1.pri, whole genome shotgun sequence genome has a window encoding:
- the RBM3 gene encoding RNA-binding protein 3, with protein sequence MSSEEGKLFVGGLNFNTDEQALEDHFSSFGPISEVVVVKDRETQRSRGFGFITFTNPEHASDAMRAMNGESLDGRQIRVDHAGKSARGTRGGGFGAYGRGRGYSRGGGDQGYGSGRYDNRPGGYGYGYGYGRPRDYGGRSQGGYDRYSGGNYRDNYDN encoded by the exons ATGTCCTCTGAAGAAGGGAAGCTCTTTGTGGGAGGGCTCAACTTTAACACCGATGAGCAGGCGCTGGAAGACCACTTCAGCAGCTTCGGGCCTATTTCTGAGG tggTCGTTGTGAAGGACCGGGAGACTCAACGATCCCGGGGTTTTGGCTTCATCACCTTCACCAACCCAGAGCATGCCTCAGATGCCATGAGAGCTATGAATGGAGAG TCCCTGGATGGTCGCCAGATCCGTGTGGACCATGCTGGCAAGTCTGCCCGGGGAACCAGAGGAGGTGGCTTTGGGGCCTATGGGCGTGGTCGCGGCTACTCCAGAG GTGGTGGGGACCAGGGCTATGGGAGTGGCAGGTATGACAATCGACCTGGAGGATATGGATATGGATATGGATATGGACGGCCCAGAGACTATGGTGGCAG AAGCCAGGGTGGTTATGACCGCTACTCAGGAGGAAATTACAGAGACAATTATGACAACTGA